In Asanoa sp. WMMD1127, one genomic interval encodes:
- a CDS encoding Fur family transcriptional regulator encodes MTSGLEVLRAASLRVTRPRLAVLAALRDHPHVDTEAVIGLVRADVPTVSHQAVYDVLRALTDAGLVRRIQPAGATARYELRVGDNHHHVVCRSCGAIADVDCAVGPAPCLTGSNDHGFAVDEAEVVYWGTCPDCAAEDLPSSEGI; translated from the coding sequence GTGACGTCCGGTCTCGAGGTGCTGCGGGCGGCCTCGTTGCGGGTGACGCGGCCGCGGCTCGCGGTGCTGGCCGCCCTGCGCGACCACCCGCATGTCGACACCGAAGCGGTGATCGGGCTGGTCCGCGCCGACGTCCCGACAGTCTCCCACCAAGCGGTCTACGACGTGTTGCGGGCACTGACCGACGCCGGCCTCGTGCGGCGCATTCAGCCCGCCGGCGCGACCGCCCGCTACGAGCTGCGGGTGGGCGACAACCATCACCACGTCGTGTGCCGCTCCTGCGGCGCCATCGCCGACGTCGACTGCGCCGTCGGCCCTGCCCCCTGTCTCACCGGCTCGAACGACCACGGTTTCGCGGTCGACGAGGCGGAGGTCGTCTACTGGGGCACCTGCCCCGACTGCGCGGCCGAGGATCTCCCCAGTTCGGAAGGAATTTGA
- the katG gene encoding catalase/peroxidase HPI, whose product MSDIQDNAPASAQGVDEKAAAGCPVAHDSVTAHGSESENPAIDSPTPKTGGRPRTNRDWWPNQLDLSVLHAHSAKGNPLGPDFAYAKEFAKLDVEALKRDIADVLTTSQEWWPADFGHYGGLMIRMSWHAAGTYRIHDGRGGAGDGGQRFAPLNSWPDNANLDKARRLLWPVKQKYGQKVSWADLLVLAGNVALESMGFKTFGFGFGRPDVWEPEEIFWGPEDTWLGDERYLSEKEMAADVGATEMGLIYVNPEGPRGNADPLAAAHFIRETFGRMAMNDEETVALIAGGHTFGKTHGAGIADDHVGAEPEGAPLEAQGLGWLSSHGTGKGADTITSGLEVTWTDVPTKWSNRFFEILFAYEWELTTSPGGAKQWVAKDAEAIIPDAFDPAKKHKPTMLTTDLSLRVDPAYERISRRFLENPDEFALAFAKAWYKLLHRDMGPVSRFLGPWVAEPQLWQDPVPAVDHELVGEADIAALKAKVLESGLTTSQLVSTAWASAASFRSTDKRGGANGARIRLEPQRGWEVNQPEQLATVLKSLEVVQQEFNAAGGAKISLADLIVLAGSAAVEKAARDAGVEVTVPFHPGRTDASQEQTDVESFRVLEPRADGFRNYLRPGEKTQPEVLLIDRAYMLNLSAPEMTVLVGGLRSLGANVGGTAHGVLTDRPGVLTNDFFANLLSPGTRWKASETEHVYEIRDLSTDEVKWTATAVDLIFGSNSQLRALAEVYASDDAREKFVTDFVAAWTKVMDLDRFDI is encoded by the coding sequence ATGAGCGACATCCAGGACAACGCTCCTGCCAGCGCGCAGGGCGTCGACGAGAAGGCGGCGGCCGGCTGCCCGGTCGCGCACGACTCGGTAACCGCGCACGGCAGCGAGAGCGAGAACCCGGCGATCGACTCGCCGACCCCGAAGACCGGCGGGCGTCCGCGTACCAACCGGGACTGGTGGCCCAACCAGCTCGACCTCTCGGTGCTGCACGCCCACTCGGCCAAGGGCAACCCGTTGGGCCCGGACTTCGCGTACGCCAAGGAGTTCGCGAAGCTCGACGTCGAGGCGCTCAAGCGGGACATCGCCGACGTGCTCACCACCTCGCAGGAGTGGTGGCCGGCGGACTTCGGCCACTACGGCGGCCTGATGATCCGGATGAGCTGGCACGCCGCCGGCACCTACCGGATCCACGACGGTCGCGGCGGCGCCGGTGACGGCGGGCAGCGGTTCGCCCCGCTGAACAGCTGGCCCGACAACGCCAACCTCGACAAGGCGCGCCGCCTGCTCTGGCCGGTCAAGCAGAAGTACGGCCAGAAGGTCTCGTGGGCCGACCTGCTCGTGCTCGCCGGCAACGTCGCCCTGGAGTCGATGGGGTTCAAGACGTTCGGCTTCGGCTTCGGCCGCCCCGACGTCTGGGAGCCCGAGGAGATCTTCTGGGGCCCCGAGGACACCTGGCTCGGCGACGAGCGCTACCTCTCCGAGAAGGAGATGGCCGCCGACGTCGGCGCGACCGAGATGGGCCTCATCTACGTCAACCCCGAGGGCCCGCGCGGCAACGCCGACCCGCTCGCCGCGGCGCACTTTATCCGTGAGACGTTCGGCCGGATGGCGATGAACGACGAGGAGACCGTCGCCCTCATCGCCGGCGGCCACACGTTCGGCAAGACCCACGGCGCCGGCATCGCCGACGACCACGTGGGCGCCGAGCCGGAGGGCGCGCCGCTGGAGGCGCAGGGCCTGGGCTGGCTGAGCAGCCACGGCACCGGCAAGGGCGCCGACACGATCACCAGCGGCCTCGAGGTCACCTGGACCGACGTGCCGACCAAGTGGAGCAACCGGTTCTTCGAGATCCTCTTCGCGTACGAGTGGGAGCTGACCACCAGCCCCGGTGGCGCGAAGCAGTGGGTCGCCAAGGACGCCGAGGCGATCATCCCCGACGCCTTCGACCCGGCGAAGAAGCACAAGCCGACGATGCTCACCACGGACCTGTCGCTGCGCGTCGACCCGGCGTACGAGCGGATCTCGCGTCGTTTCCTGGAGAACCCCGACGAGTTCGCGCTGGCCTTCGCGAAGGCCTGGTACAAGCTGCTGCACCGCGACATGGGCCCGGTCAGCCGTTTCCTCGGGCCGTGGGTGGCCGAGCCGCAGCTGTGGCAGGACCCGGTGCCGGCCGTCGACCACGAGCTCGTGGGTGAGGCCGACATCGCCGCCCTCAAGGCCAAGGTCCTCGAGTCCGGCCTGACCACCAGCCAGCTCGTCTCGACCGCGTGGGCGTCGGCCGCGAGCTTCCGCTCCACCGACAAGCGCGGCGGCGCCAACGGCGCCCGCATCCGCCTCGAGCCGCAGCGCGGCTGGGAGGTCAACCAGCCCGAGCAGCTCGCCACGGTGCTGAAGAGCCTCGAGGTCGTGCAGCAGGAGTTCAACGCGGCCGGCGGCGCCAAGATCTCGCTCGCCGACCTGATCGTGCTGGCCGGCTCGGCCGCGGTGGAGAAGGCGGCGCGGGACGCCGGCGTCGAGGTGACCGTGCCGTTCCACCCGGGCCGCACCGACGCGTCGCAGGAGCAGACCGACGTCGAGTCGTTCCGCGTCCTCGAGCCGCGGGCCGACGGCTTCCGCAACTACCTGCGGCCGGGCGAGAAGACCCAGCCCGAGGTGCTGCTCATCGACCGCGCGTACATGCTCAACCTGTCCGCGCCCGAGATGACCGTGCTCGTCGGCGGCCTGCGCTCCCTGGGCGCCAACGTCGGCGGCACCGCACACGGCGTGCTCACCGACCGGCCGGGCGTGCTCACCAACGACTTCTTCGCCAACCTGCTCTCCCCGGGCACGCGGTGGAAGGCGTCGGAGACCGAGCACGTCTACGAGATCCGCGACCTGTCCACCGACGAGGTGAAGTGGACCGCCACCGCGGTCGACCTCATCTTCGGCTCCAACTCGCAGCTGCGGGCGCTGGCCGAGGTCTACGCGAGCGACGACGCCCGCGAGAAGTTCGTCACGGACTTCGTGGCCGCCTGGACGAAGGTCATGGACCTGGACCGCTTCGACATCTAG
- a CDS encoding GNAT family N-acetyltransferase: MSVVVYLRNASAMWCALQPEATNGADHVRAELPTVTRILLKRPAPTHVLTTLLDGAPADKGVVVEDVFGAASDVGARMLRMPVMVRPATAPTPPTTGVRVRQVTDEDELAVAERLIVEGFPLSLYRPLVRTHALPPRVLTVPGWRVWLADHEGRPAAAGYTFDDGAAVGLYWLVTSPEHRHRGMARAIMAAAIGAHAGRDFTLMATDVGRPLYESLDFHAVVTATWHSRPAVRPG, translated from the coding sequence GTGTCGGTCGTCGTCTACCTCAGGAACGCCTCGGCGATGTGGTGCGCGCTCCAACCCGAGGCAACGAACGGCGCCGACCACGTGCGGGCCGAGCTGCCCACGGTCACCAGGATCCTCCTGAAGCGGCCAGCCCCCACCCACGTGCTGACCACGCTGCTGGACGGTGCGCCCGCCGACAAGGGCGTCGTGGTGGAGGACGTGTTCGGCGCCGCGTCCGACGTCGGCGCCCGGATGCTGCGGATGCCGGTGATGGTCCGGCCCGCGACCGCGCCGACCCCGCCCACGACCGGCGTACGCGTGCGGCAGGTCACCGACGAGGATGAACTCGCCGTGGCGGAGCGGCTCATCGTCGAGGGGTTTCCGCTGTCGCTGTACCGTCCGCTGGTCCGCACGCACGCGCTGCCGCCCCGCGTGCTGACCGTGCCCGGCTGGCGCGTCTGGCTCGCCGACCACGAGGGCCGGCCCGCGGCGGCGGGCTACACGTTCGACGATGGCGCCGCGGTCGGTCTCTACTGGCTGGTGACCTCGCCCGAGCATCGCCACCGCGGTATGGCCCGAGCGATCATGGCCGCGGCCATCGGCGCGCACGCGGGCCGGGACTTCACTCTCATGGCGACGGACGTCGGCCGTCCGCTCTATGAGTCGCTCGACTTCCACGCCGTCGTGACCGCCACCTGGCACAGCCGGCCCGCGGTCCGTCCCGGGTAG
- a CDS encoding phospholipase, with product MPRRLLSLLSATGLALLITLGLASPAAAVTTTEKLAVLSSFTQTSAASYNSWNAARVNRGPWQAYNFDWSTDYCSTSPDNPFGFTFELSCYRHDFGYRNYKAMGRFSANKSRLDSAFYEDLKRVCATYSSGWKPICDGLAWTYYQAVRTFGKVAVSQADLDRFAAQVAEQRRQDALV from the coding sequence ATGCCTCGTAGGTTGCTGTCCCTGCTCTCCGCCACCGGCCTGGCCCTGCTCATCACGCTCGGCCTCGCCTCGCCCGCCGCCGCCGTCACCACCACCGAGAAGCTCGCCGTGCTGTCGAGCTTCACCCAGACCAGCGCCGCCAGCTACAACTCGTGGAACGCGGCCCGGGTCAACCGTGGCCCCTGGCAGGCCTACAACTTCGACTGGTCCACCGACTACTGCTCGACGAGCCCCGACAACCCGTTCGGGTTCACGTTCGAGCTCTCCTGCTACCGGCACGACTTCGGCTACCGCAACTACAAGGCGATGGGCCGGTTCAGCGCCAACAAGTCGCGTTTGGACAGTGCGTTCTACGAGGACCTCAAGCGGGTGTGCGCCACCTACAGCTCCGGCTGGAAGCCGATCTGTGACGGCCTCGCCTGGACCTATTACCAGGCCGTGCGGACCTTCGGCAAGGTCGCCGTCAGCCAGGCCGACCTGGACCGGTTCGCCGCCCAGGTGGCCGAGCAACGCCGCCAGGACGCGCTCGTCTGA
- a CDS encoding ABC transporter permease, with amino-acid sequence MTPSVAYAFVLATLIGVAALVAALARLHVSRSVVVASLRAVVQLAAISLLIVAVLRSWGLTAVFVASMLTIAAFTSGGRLGRRSPTVAVPILAGTAPVLALILVTGTVPRTPIAVVPIAGILIGGAMTATSLAGRRALETLRTRRGELEAALALGFTDRDAALELCRPSAAEALVPALDQTRTVGLVTLPGAFVGVLLGGASPVEAGAAQLLVLVGLLAVETIAAVLTVELIARGAIRH; translated from the coding sequence GTGACACCCTCGGTCGCGTACGCGTTCGTGCTGGCCACCCTGATCGGCGTGGCCGCCCTCGTCGCGGCGCTCGCCCGCCTGCACGTGTCACGGTCCGTGGTCGTGGCGAGCCTCCGCGCGGTCGTCCAGCTCGCGGCGATCTCCCTGCTGATCGTTGCCGTGCTGCGGTCGTGGGGCCTGACTGCCGTGTTCGTGGCCTCGATGCTGACCATCGCGGCGTTCACCTCCGGCGGCCGGCTGGGCCGCCGCTCCCCCACCGTCGCCGTGCCGATCCTCGCCGGCACGGCACCCGTCCTGGCCCTGATCCTGGTCACCGGCACGGTCCCGCGCACGCCGATCGCCGTGGTACCCATCGCCGGCATCCTGATCGGCGGCGCGATGACCGCGACGTCGCTGGCGGGTCGGCGGGCCCTGGAGACATTGCGTACGCGCCGCGGTGAGCTCGAAGCCGCCCTCGCGCTCGGCTTCACCGACCGCGACGCGGCGCTGGAGCTGTGCCGCCCGAGCGCGGCCGAAGCCTTGGTGCCCGCCCTGGACCAGACCCGCACGGTCGGCCTGGTCACTCTCCCTGGCGCGTTCGTCGGCGTGCTTCTCGGCGGCGCGAGCCCCGTCGAGGCCGGCGCCGCACAACTGCTGGTCCTCGTCGGCCTGCTGGCCGTGGAAACGATCGCCGCGGTGCTGACCGTCGAGCTGATCGCCCGGGGCGCCATCCGCCACTGA
- a CDS encoding DUF4395 domain-containing protein: MWRDLFSFPNPVNEVSARLVAGGVVLMAVATLVFDLRWLTVVIAYGFLARVATGPTLSPLGQLVTRVVTPRLPVAAKPVPGPPKRFAQGIGAVLTTTAAVLWVGFGLATAGKILIGLVVVAATLESVFAFCVGCAIFAALMRANLVPDSVCTECADITLRQRAAVP; the protein is encoded by the coding sequence GTGTGGCGCGACCTGTTCAGTTTTCCCAACCCGGTCAACGAGGTCTCCGCGCGGCTCGTCGCCGGCGGGGTCGTCCTCATGGCCGTCGCGACGCTCGTCTTCGACCTGCGCTGGCTGACGGTCGTCATCGCCTACGGCTTCCTCGCCCGCGTCGCTACCGGACCGACCCTCTCGCCGCTCGGCCAGCTGGTCACCCGGGTCGTCACGCCCCGGCTGCCGGTCGCGGCCAAGCCGGTGCCGGGCCCGCCCAAGCGGTTCGCCCAGGGCATCGGCGCGGTCCTCACCACCACGGCCGCGGTGCTGTGGGTCGGGTTCGGCCTGGCCACCGCGGGCAAGATCCTGATCGGCCTGGTCGTCGTGGCGGCGACGCTCGAGTCCGTGTTCGCGTTCTGCGTCGGCTGCGCCATCTTCGCCGCGCTGATGCGCGCCAACCTGGTGCCCGACTCGGTCTGCACGGAGTGCGCCGACATCACACTGCGCCAACGCGCCGCCGTGCCCTGA
- the speB gene encoding agmatinase: MTADRENLSGMRARRRLRDVPETKRRELIDRSLDLGLPAAPSINDRDISLFSRSLDPMFAGINTFLKSPYVENVRDIGGYDVAFVGAPFDMGTTYRSGARFGPQAVRRISALYDSYSPDLGMDLLEEISIGDAGDIFVIPSNIEKTFNQVELGVRHILDAGAFPVIVGGDHSIGLPDATALAAHVDGRLGIIHFDRHIDTAVTTMDERMHTTHWSHATRLPNVPPANLVQIGIGGWIGNHSGVHVADDIDTTVISMFDVDELGIDRAMEIALEIAWQDADAVYLSFDIDVIDPGYAPGTGTPEPGGMTPREALRAVRTVAREGLIGMDVVEIAPPYDVADGTSQLGARVIMDTLATLVEHGHLGRRRSST, translated from the coding sequence ATGACCGCCGACCGCGAGAACCTGTCCGGAATGCGGGCCCGCCGCCGGTTGCGTGACGTGCCGGAGACCAAGCGGCGCGAGCTCATCGACCGCAGCCTCGACCTGGGCCTGCCGGCCGCCCCGTCGATCAACGACCGCGACATCTCGCTGTTCTCCCGCTCGCTGGATCCGATGTTCGCCGGCATCAACACCTTCCTGAAATCGCCGTACGTAGAGAACGTGCGTGACATCGGGGGCTACGACGTGGCGTTTGTGGGCGCGCCGTTCGACATGGGCACCACCTATCGCAGCGGCGCCCGGTTCGGTCCGCAGGCGGTGCGGCGCATCTCGGCGCTCTACGACTCCTACAGCCCCGATCTGGGCATGGATCTGCTCGAGGAGATCAGCATCGGCGACGCCGGTGACATCTTCGTCATCCCGTCGAACATCGAGAAGACCTTCAACCAGGTCGAGCTCGGCGTGCGACACATCCTCGACGCCGGCGCGTTCCCGGTCATCGTCGGCGGCGACCACAGCATCGGCCTCCCGGACGCCACGGCGCTGGCCGCCCACGTCGACGGTCGCCTCGGCATCATCCACTTCGACCGTCACATCGACACGGCGGTGACCACAATGGACGAGCGGATGCACACCACGCACTGGTCCCACGCGACGCGGCTGCCGAACGTCCCACCGGCCAACCTGGTGCAGATCGGCATCGGCGGCTGGATCGGCAACCACTCGGGCGTACACGTCGCCGACGACATCGACACGACGGTCATCAGCATGTTCGACGTCGACGAGCTCGGCATCGACCGCGCGATGGAGATCGCGCTGGAGATCGCGTGGCAGGACGCCGACGCCGTCTACCTGTCGTTCGACATCGACGTCATCGACCCCGGGTACGCGCCCGGCACCGGCACACCCGAGCCCGGCGGCATGACGCCACGGGAGGCGCTGCGGGCCGTGCGCACCGTCGCCCGGGAGGGCCTGATCGGCATGGACGTCGTCGAGATCGCGCCGCCGTACGACGTGGCCGACGGCACGTCCCAGCTAGGCGCCCGCGTCATCATGGACACCCTCGCCACTCTCGTGGAACACGGTCACCTGGGCCGCCGCCGGTCGTCGACTTGA
- a CDS encoding pentapeptide repeat-containing protein: MPRRDVVDRWCTNDGSALAREILRRLAGGGPLHDLGLPVVDGLLDLRGLPAGGLDATGGEVVDADLRHCSLSHAHVAGVSWRGCRFDGADLSRAVLTGGGLTNSSLRRADLREALVVDSVWNAVELTGARTRYLHAERTTFTGTAFPGLAKVEFTGCAFDACRFTGPLHDVRFLGRVDPGLLRDVTFESSDVRWAEFDGVEFDRVTFPDDGALIVVPAGFRAVAERAGMLSLERRDEVGKAFRSLLSRESLRPGLSATAGWAIARHDLVDGDPHGEELADFAARMLAQAQR; the protein is encoded by the coding sequence GTGCCTCGCCGGGATGTGGTCGACCGCTGGTGCACCAACGACGGCTCGGCGCTGGCCCGCGAGATCCTGCGGCGGCTGGCCGGCGGCGGCCCACTGCACGACCTCGGACTGCCCGTCGTCGACGGCCTGCTCGACCTTCGCGGCCTGCCGGCCGGCGGCCTCGACGCGACCGGCGGCGAGGTCGTCGACGCTGACCTGCGCCACTGCTCGCTGTCCCACGCGCACGTGGCGGGCGTCAGCTGGCGGGGGTGCCGCTTCGACGGCGCCGACCTGTCCCGGGCCGTCCTCACCGGCGGCGGCCTGACGAACTCCAGCCTGCGGCGCGCCGACCTGCGCGAGGCCCTGGTCGTCGACTCGGTGTGGAACGCGGTCGAACTGACCGGCGCGAGAACCCGTTATCTGCACGCCGAACGGACCACGTTCACCGGCACCGCGTTCCCGGGGCTGGCCAAGGTCGAGTTCACCGGCTGCGCCTTCGACGCGTGCCGGTTCACGGGTCCGCTGCACGACGTGCGGTTCCTCGGCCGGGTCGACCCCGGCCTGCTGCGCGACGTCACGTTCGAGTCGAGCGACGTGCGGTGGGCCGAGTTCGACGGCGTCGAGTTCGACCGCGTGACGTTTCCGGACGACGGCGCGCTGATCGTCGTACCCGCCGGGTTCCGGGCCGTCGCCGAACGCGCCGGCATGCTGTCGCTGGAGCGCCGCGACGAGGTCGGGAAGGCCTTCCGCAGCCTGCTTTCCCGAGAGTCGCTGCGCCCCGGCCTGTCCGCGACCGCCGGTTGGGCCATCGCCCGCCACGACCTGGTCGACGGCGACCCGCACGGCGAGGAGCTGGCCGACTTCGCCGCGCGGATGCTCGCCCAGGCGCAACGCTGA
- a CDS encoding DinB family protein, whose protein sequence is MFDEFAKDYLHHELRTLREALVWKLDGLSDYDVRRPLTVTGTNLLGLVKHKAYADARYLGEVFGRPFPGPVPLWNDPGAWQDEHWVAAHETRAGILALYAAVGAHTDATIDALPVDAPGHVPWWPRPDVKLFNVMVHVLNETSRHAGHADILREQLDGRTGVTPAYAHVVDAAAREAHCARIEAAAREAVG, encoded by the coding sequence ATGTTCGACGAGTTCGCGAAAGACTATCTGCACCACGAGCTGCGTACCCTGCGCGAGGCGCTGGTCTGGAAGCTCGACGGCCTGTCCGACTACGACGTCCGCCGCCCGTTGACGGTGACCGGCACCAACCTGCTGGGTCTGGTCAAGCACAAGGCGTACGCGGACGCCCGCTATCTCGGCGAGGTCTTCGGTCGGCCGTTCCCCGGACCGGTGCCGCTGTGGAACGACCCGGGCGCGTGGCAGGACGAGCACTGGGTCGCCGCGCACGAGACGCGGGCCGGGATCCTGGCGCTCTACGCGGCCGTGGGCGCGCACACCGACGCGACCATCGACGCCCTGCCCGTCGACGCGCCCGGACACGTGCCCTGGTGGCCGCGGCCCGACGTCAAGCTGTTCAACGTCATGGTGCACGTGCTCAACGAGACCAGCCGGCACGCCGGGCACGCCGACATCCTGCGCGAGCAGCTCGACGGGCGGACGGGGGTGACGCCCGCGTACGCGCACGTGGTCGACGCCGCGGCCCGCGAAGCGCACTGTGCGAGGATCGAGGCAGCCGCCAGAGAAGCAGTCGGATGA
- a CDS encoding aminoglycoside phosphotransferase family protein, translating to MRSLHGGESPWWIVGPRFAVVLRSPSSRITPEQVATNAAALTVAEAHGLPAPRLLAAELDDGAPRTLETVLPGTSTWPTAPSTALFLAAGAAIAQVHAVALDPRPHLPMRPRPIAVDDFARDRRLGLMPTTPLLERADEVVQRMAAPAAPKGFVHGDVWPGNTLRMGIRVRALIDWKTAGVGNAGVDLGELRKQVAILYDDDAPRHVLAGWERASGRRADDLAYWDAVAALNTPDSWSPHVTRRRDDFLRAALADL from the coding sequence GTGCGGTCGCTGCACGGCGGCGAGAGTCCATGGTGGATCGTCGGGCCCCGCTTCGCCGTCGTCCTCCGGTCGCCGAGCAGCCGGATCACGCCGGAGCAGGTCGCGACGAACGCGGCGGCGCTCACCGTCGCCGAGGCGCACGGGCTGCCGGCCCCCCGCCTGCTCGCGGCCGAGCTCGACGACGGCGCACCGCGTACGCTCGAAACGGTGCTGCCCGGCACCAGCACCTGGCCCACCGCGCCCTCCACCGCGCTGTTCCTGGCCGCCGGCGCCGCGATCGCCCAGGTGCACGCCGTCGCGCTCGACCCGCGGCCGCACCTCCCGATGCGGCCACGCCCGATCGCGGTCGACGACTTCGCCCGCGACCGCCGCCTCGGACTGATGCCCACCACCCCGCTGCTGGAGCGCGCTGACGAGGTGGTCCAGCGGATGGCGGCCCCGGCGGCGCCGAAAGGCTTCGTGCACGGCGATGTGTGGCCCGGCAACACGTTGCGCATGGGCATCCGCGTGCGCGCCCTCATCGACTGGAAGACCGCCGGCGTCGGCAACGCGGGCGTGGACCTGGGCGAGCTGCGGAAGCAGGTCGCCATCCTGTACGACGACGACGCGCCCCGACACGTCCTCGCCGGCTGGGAACGGGCGAGCGGCCGGCGGGCCGACGACCTCGCCTACTGGGACGCGGTGGCCGCCCTCAACACCCCCGACTCCTGGAGCCCGCACGTCACCCGCCGCCGCGACGACTTCCTCCGCGCCGCGTTGGCCGACCTCTAA
- a CDS encoding response regulator transcription factor produces the protein MIRVAIADDQAMIRAGLRMVLETEPDIVVVGEAGDGVDALAVARRTAPDVVLLDLAMPRMDGVTAAAKLASIPDPPRVIVLTTFDSDENLYAALRAGASGFLLKVSPPEQLVNAIRVVAGGASLLDPAVTTRVIAAFTRQPAPAAPAALDRLTPREREVLPLLARGLSNVEIGRRLELGDATVKTHVARILMKLDLRDRAQVIIWCYEHGVVRPGES, from the coding sequence GTGATCCGCGTGGCGATCGCCGACGACCAGGCGATGATCCGGGCCGGGCTGCGGATGGTGCTGGAGACCGAGCCCGACATCGTGGTCGTCGGCGAGGCGGGCGACGGCGTCGACGCGCTGGCCGTCGCCCGGCGCACCGCTCCCGACGTGGTGCTGCTGGACCTCGCGATGCCGCGCATGGACGGCGTGACGGCCGCGGCAAAGCTCGCCTCGATCCCGGACCCGCCGCGGGTCATCGTGCTCACCACCTTCGACAGCGACGAGAACCTGTATGCCGCGCTGCGGGCCGGCGCGAGCGGCTTTCTCCTCAAGGTCTCCCCGCCCGAGCAGCTGGTCAACGCGATCCGGGTCGTGGCGGGGGGCGCGTCGCTGCTCGACCCGGCGGTGACGACCCGGGTGATCGCCGCCTTCACCCGCCAGCCGGCGCCGGCCGCACCGGCGGCGCTCGACCGGCTGACGCCGCGCGAGCGCGAGGTGCTCCCGCTGCTGGCCCGCGGACTGTCCAATGTCGAGATCGGACGGCGACTGGAGCTCGGTGACGCCACGGTGAAGACGCATGTGGCGCGCATCCTGATGAAGCTCGACCTGCGGGACCGGGCGCAGGTCATCATCTGGTGCTACGAGCACGGCGTGGTGCGGCCCGGCGAGAGTTAG
- a CDS encoding histidine kinase, translating to MVVRRVDVVVAVVFVTIGLAEELSAPERLSWWWARLGFAAALVLLRRAAPLGTLVVDVVVLQTLLMPVSIDNYRVWQAFCILVGMHTIGREIILSGPDRDPLWRRLGAVAVVAGSVVFLVFQDMAMRSDYVATVGYLLAAWVSGLLLQIQARRIAERNAAVATAAALRFRETLADERARIARELHDIVAHSVTVMVLQAGVVRRRLDPAQQAERDLLAGVEDAGRDAVAELRRTLGLLRGGAGPGLDAQPGLGRLDDLVAQLAEAGVAVRVTVDGGPIPALPPSLDLSAYRIVQEALTNVLKHSGADRAEVAIAHGPDVLSVTVTDAGDGQAAAGPAGAGHGIVGMRERAAMFGGTLAAEPLPGGGFRVTAVLPVPARTAVARAAAVTA from the coding sequence ATGGTGGTCCGGCGGGTCGACGTGGTGGTCGCTGTCGTGTTCGTGACGATCGGCCTCGCCGAGGAGCTCTCCGCGCCCGAGCGGCTCTCGTGGTGGTGGGCCCGGCTCGGGTTCGCGGCGGCGCTCGTGCTGCTGCGGCGGGCGGCGCCGCTGGGCACGTTGGTGGTCGACGTCGTCGTGCTGCAGACGCTGCTGATGCCGGTGTCGATCGACAACTACCGGGTCTGGCAGGCGTTCTGCATACTCGTCGGCATGCACACGATCGGCCGCGAGATCATCCTGAGCGGCCCCGACCGCGACCCGCTGTGGCGCCGGCTCGGCGCGGTGGCCGTCGTCGCCGGCTCGGTCGTCTTCCTGGTCTTCCAGGACATGGCGATGCGCTCCGACTACGTCGCGACGGTCGGCTATCTGCTTGCGGCGTGGGTGTCCGGGCTGCTGCTGCAGATCCAGGCCCGCCGCATCGCCGAGCGCAACGCGGCCGTGGCCACCGCGGCGGCGCTGCGGTTCCGCGAGACGCTGGCCGACGAACGGGCCCGGATCGCGCGGGAGCTGCACGACATCGTGGCCCACAGCGTGACGGTGATGGTGCTGCAGGCCGGCGTCGTCCGCCGGCGGCTGGACCCCGCGCAGCAGGCCGAACGCGATCTGCTCGCGGGCGTCGAGGACGCGGGCCGCGACGCCGTGGCCGAGCTGCGCCGGACGCTGGGGCTGCTGCGCGGCGGCGCCGGGCCCGGCCTGGACGCGCAACCGGGGCTGGGCCGGCTCGACGACCTGGTCGCCCAGCTCGCGGAGGCCGGCGTCGCGGTGCGGGTGACGGTCGACGGAGGGCCCATCCCGGCGCTGCCGCCGAGCCTGGACCTGTCCGCGTACCGGATCGTCCAGGAGGCGTTGACCAACGTGCTCAAGCATTCGGGCGCCGACCGGGCCGAGGTGGCGATCGCGCACGGGCCCGACGTGCTGTCCGTGACGGTGACGGACGCGGGCGACGGCCAGGCGGCGGCAGGACCGGCCGGCGCGGGGCACGGCATCGTCGGGATGCGCGAACGCGCCGCGATGTTCGGTGGCACCCTGGCGGCCGAACCGCTGCCCGGCGGCGGGTTCCGCGTCACCGCTGTCCTGCCCGTGCCGGCCCGCACCGCCGTCGCGCGGGCCGCGGCGGTCACCGCGTGA